Within Chelatococcus sp. HY11, the genomic segment GAGCGCGGCATCACCATTAAGGCGCAGACCGTGCGGCTGGAATACCCGGCCAAGGATGGCAAGACCTATATCCTGAACCTGATGGATACGCCCGGCCACGTCGATTTCGCCTATGAGGTGTCGCGGTCGCTCGCCGCCTGCGAGGGCTCGCTCCTCGTGGTGGACGCCTCCCAAGGCGTCGAGGCGCAGACGCTCGCCAATGTCTACCAGGCCATCGAGGCGGGCCACGAGATCGTGCCGGTGCTCAACAAGGTTGACCTGCCTGCCGCCGAGCCGGACCGCGTCAAGGAGCAGATCGAGGAAGTGATCGGGCTCGATGCCTCCAATGCGATCCCGATCTCGGCCAAGACCGGCGTCGGCATTCCCGACGTGCTGGAAGCCATCGTCACTCGCCTGCCGCCGCCCAAGGGCGACCGCGCGGCCCCGCTCAAGGCGCTGCTCGTCGACAGCTGGTACGACGCCTATCTCGGCGTCGTCGTGCTCGTGCGCATTGTCGATGGCGTGCTCAAGAAGGGCATGAACATCAAGCTGATGGGCACCGGGGCCATTCATGGCGTCGACAAGATCGGCGTGTTCCGGCCCAAGATGGTCGATGTCGCCGAACTTGGGCCGGGCGAGGTGGGCTTCCTCACAGGCTCCATCAAGGAAGTGGCGGACACCGCCGTCGGCGACACCATCACCGATGCCAAGCGTCCCAGCTTGGAGCCGCTGCCGGGCTTCAAGCCGGTGCAGCCGGTGGTGTTCTGCGGGCTCTTCCCCGTCGATGCAGCGGACTTCGAGAACCTGCGTGCCGCCATGGGGAAGCTGCGCCTCAACGACGCGAGCTTCAGCTACGAGATGGAGACCTCGGCGGCCCTCGGTTTCGGCTTCCGTTGCGGCTTCCTCGGGCTGCTGCATCTCGAGATCATCCAGGAGCGCCTGGAGCGAGAGTTCAACCTCGACCTCATCTCCACCGCCCCGTCGGTCATCTACAAGCTCAAGATGCGGGATGGCTCCGAGATCGAGCTGCACAACCCGGCCGATATGCCGGATGTGATGAAGATCGAGGAGATCGAGGAGCCGTGGATCCGCGCCACCATCCTCACGCCGGACGACTATCTCGGCTCGGTCCTCAAGCTCTGCCAGGACCGCCGTGGCGAGCAGGTGGATCTCAACTATGTCGGCAAGCGCGCCATGGTCACCTACGACCTGCCGCTGAACGAGGTGGTGTTCGATTTCTACGATCGCCTCAAGTCGATCTCCAAGGGCTACGCCTCCTTCGACTACCAGATCACCGAATATCGCCCCGGCGACCTCGTGAAGATGTCGATCCTCGTCAATGCCGAGCCGGTCGATGCGCTCTCCATGCTCGTGCACCGCGCCCGCGCCGAGTCGCGCGGCCGCGCCATGTGCGAGAAGCTGAAGGAGCTTATCCCGCCGCATCTCTTCGTCATCCCGATTCAGGCGGCTATCGGCGGCAAGATCATCGCCCGCGAGACCGTGCGGGCGCTGCGCAAGGACGTGACGGCCAAGTGCTACGGTGGCGATGCCACCCGCAAGCGTAAGCTCCTCGACAAGCAGAAGGAGGGCAAGAAGCGCATGCGCCAGTTCGGCAAGGTCGAAATCCCGCAGGAAGCCTTCATCGCCGCGCTGAAGATGGACAGCTGAGGGAACGGAGCCTCGCCGGTCATTTCCGGGGTGGCCAGAGGTCGGGCTTGCGGATGACACCTCCGCGTCATGGCCGGGCTCGTCCCGGCCATCCCGATTGATGACGCGCTACCCTAGGTCATCGTAGAGGTCTCGCCAATCCGGGTTCATGGAAGCGATTAGCCGCGTCTTCCAAGCCCGTGACCAGTGTTTCATGTTACTTTCACGCTGGATGGCGTCGATCATCTGATCGTAGACTCGTAGTAGACGAGCCGGGTGATGCCGTAACGCTTGGTGTGGCTGTCTGCCAGCCCCTGTCTATGTTCCCAAATTCGGCGAGCAAGATGGCTTGTGACGCCGACATAGATCGCTCCCCCTGGACGACTTGCGAGAATGTAGACGCAAGGTTGTTTCATTTGGCTCCCCCAAGGCACGCCGGGTAGCCTCACCGATCGGGATGGCCGGGACAAGCCCGGCCATGACGGCGATTGTGTTGCAAAAGCCAATGGTCCACTCAGACGGGTCGCGCGGCGTTTGCAATCGCACCGCTATCGGCCGCGCTTGATCTCTGATCAAATCGGACGAGCGTCCATGCCTCCTCGCTTTGAGCGTCATGGCCGGGCTTGTCCCGGCCATCCCGATTAAGGTGCATGTATTTGCTGCTCCGGCTGCGCTGCGGGTGACAGCTGCGGGTGCAAGACGCTAGGGATAGCCGCATGGCGGCAGATCCTCTCTTCACCCCCCTCCCCATCGACGACGCGCTCCCGGCGCTGACGGGCCATCTCCGCGCTACGTCGCATGCTGTGCTCGTCGCCCCTCCCGGCGCGGGCAAGACGACGCGGGTGCCGCTTGTTCTCATCGATGAGCCGTGGGTTGCGGGCGGGCGCATCATCCTGCTTGAGCCGCGGCGGCTTGCCGCGCGGGGGGCGGCTGAGAGGATGGCGGCGACGCTCGGCGAGGCGGTGGGGGAGACGGTCGGCCTGCGCGTGCGTCTCGGCTCGAAGATCGGCCCAAAAACGCGCATCGAGGTGGTCACCGAGGGCGTCTTCACCCGGATGATCCTCGACGATCCCGAACTGACGGGCATTGCCGCCGTTCTCTTCGACGAGTTCCACGAGCGCTCGCTCGACGCCGATTTCGGCCTGGCGCTGGCTCTCGACGCGCAAGCGGGTCTGCGGCCGGATCTCCGGATTCTCGTGATGTCCGCGACGCTGGATGGTGTCCGCGTCGCGCGCCTCCTGGGCGACGCCCCGGTCGTCGAGAGCGAGGGACGGGCCTATCCCGTCGAGACGCGCTATCTCGGACGGGATCCCCATCGCCGCATCGAGGATGAGGTCACGGATGCCGTGATGCGCGCGCTCCGCGCCGAGCCGGGCTCGCTGCTCGTCTTCCTGCCGGGGCAGGGCGAGATCCGCCGGGTCGAGGAGCGGCTTGCCCAACGCATCACCGATCCCGCCGTCGATCTCGCGCCGCTCTATGGCGCCATGGACCGCGCGGCGCAGGACAAGGCGGTCGAGCCGGCCGCCGCGGGCCGCCGCAAGATCGTCCTGGCCACCTCCATCGCCGAGACGTCGTTGACCATCAACGGCGTGCGCGTGGTGATCGATTCCGGCTTTGCGCGGGTGCCGCGCTACGAGCCGGATATAGGGCTGACGCGGCTCGAGACCGTGCGCGTATCTCGCGCGGCGGCGGACCAGCGGCGGGGCCGCGCGGGCCGCACCGAGCCCGGCGTCTGCTACCGGCTGTGGGAAGAGGCCGCCACCGGCGCGCTGGAGCCCTTCGCCAAGCCGGAAATCCTGGCGGCGGATCTCGCCCCCGTCCTGATCGCCTCGGCCGCCTGGGGGATCGCTGATCCCGCAACGCTCGCCTTTCTCGACCCGCCGCCGAAGCCAGCGCTCAGCGAGGCCCGGCGCCTGCTGGTTGACCTCGATGCGCTCGATGCCGACGGGCGTCTCACCGACACGGGCAGGCGGCTGCAGGCCCTACCGCTGCCGCCCCGGCTCGCCCGCATGGTTATCGCCGCCGCGGCCGAGGGGCAGGCGGGCATGGCCGCTGACATCGCGGCTGTTCTGGTGGAGCGCGGGCTCGGTGGCACGGGGACTGATCTCATTGAGCGTCTCGGCCGCTTTCGCAGCGAGCGCGTGCCGCAAGCGCGCGACATGCGCCGTATGGCTGAAGGCTGGGCGAGGTCGGTTTCAGCTGGGCGGCCGCAGGGTGAGCTCGGCG encodes:
- the hrpB gene encoding ATP-dependent helicase HrpB produces the protein MAADPLFTPLPIDDALPALTGHLRATSHAVLVAPPGAGKTTRVPLVLIDEPWVAGGRIILLEPRRLAARGAAERMAATLGEAVGETVGLRVRLGSKIGPKTRIEVVTEGVFTRMILDDPELTGIAAVLFDEFHERSLDADFGLALALDAQAGLRPDLRILVMSATLDGVRVARLLGDAPVVESEGRAYPVETRYLGRDPHRRIEDEVTDAVMRALRAEPGSLLVFLPGQGEIRRVEERLAQRITDPAVDLAPLYGAMDRAAQDKAVEPAAAGRRKIVLATSIAETSLTINGVRVVIDSGFARVPRYEPDIGLTRLETVRVSRAAADQRRGRAGRTEPGVCYRLWEEAATGALEPFAKPEILAADLAPVLIASAAWGIADPATLAFLDPPPKPALSEARRLLVDLDALDADGRLTDTGRRLQALPLPPRLARMVIAAAAEGQAGMAADIAAVLVERGLGGTGTDLIERLGRFRSERVPQARDMRRMAEGWARSVSAGRPQGELGDAGALLALAFPDRIAKARGKPGEFLMANGRAAALDAADALARSSYLAIAEIAGGGATARILLAAPLTAEAVEHLAGDRIVTATEVTFDRQARALRARETRRLDALVLSERPLPVRAGEATAAILAKGIAGLGLDALPWTKAISQWRERVMFLARAEGAEWPDLSDATLAAGITDWLGPHLLGKTGLSAIQASDLDGALKALLPWDLQRRLEAEAPTHVTMPTGSNIPVDYGGEEGPGIAVRVQELFGLTRHPALAGGRVPLVLNLLSPAHRPIQITRDLPAFWRGSWADVRSEMRGRYPKHPWPEDPANAAPTTRAKPRGT
- the lepA gene encoding translation elongation factor 4, with protein sequence MSEQPIDTIRNFSIVAHIDHGKSTLADRLIQMTGALSDREMSEQVLDSMDIERERGITIKAQTVRLEYPAKDGKTYILNLMDTPGHVDFAYEVSRSLAACEGSLLVVDASQGVEAQTLANVYQAIEAGHEIVPVLNKVDLPAAEPDRVKEQIEEVIGLDASNAIPISAKTGVGIPDVLEAIVTRLPPPKGDRAAPLKALLVDSWYDAYLGVVVLVRIVDGVLKKGMNIKLMGTGAIHGVDKIGVFRPKMVDVAELGPGEVGFLTGSIKEVADTAVGDTITDAKRPSLEPLPGFKPVQPVVFCGLFPVDAADFENLRAAMGKLRLNDASFSYEMETSAALGFGFRCGFLGLLHLEIIQERLEREFNLDLISTAPSVIYKLKMRDGSEIELHNPADMPDVMKIEEIEEPWIRATILTPDDYLGSVLKLCQDRRGEQVDLNYVGKRAMVTYDLPLNEVVFDFYDRLKSISKGYASFDYQITEYRPGDLVKMSILVNAEPVDALSMLVHRARAESRGRAMCEKLKELIPPHLFVIPIQAAIGGKIIARETVRALRKDVTAKCYGGDATRKRKLLDKQKEGKKRMRQFGKVEIPQEAFIAALKMDS